In bacterium 336/3, the following proteins share a genomic window:
- a CDS encoding steroid delta-isomerase, producing the protein MKKLFLLCSMLGSFSLLAQKNSPTDLAQQQLKAYNQRNIEAFLEPYSDSVKVYEFPNKLMYKGKETMRKSYAEMFKSFPELNCTLKSRVVVGNTVIDEEKVFIKKGTPLIHAVAIYKIALGKIQEVYFISEK; encoded by the coding sequence ATGAAAAAACTCTTTTTACTCTGCTCCATGTTAGGCTCATTCAGCCTTTTGGCTCAAAAAAACTCCCCTACAGACCTTGCCCAGCAACAACTCAAAGCCTATAATCAACGCAATATCGAAGCTTTTTTAGAGCCTTATAGTGATAGCGTGAAAGTTTATGAGTTTCCTAACAAACTGATGTACAAAGGAAAAGAAACCATGCGAAAGTCGTATGCAGAGATGTTTAAGAGCTTTCCTGAACTGAATTGTACCCTCAAAAGCAGAGTGGTAGTCGGAAATACTGTGATTGATGAAGAAAAGGTTTTTATTAAAAAAGGAACGCCTCTTATACATGCTGTGGCTATTTATAAAATAGCTTTAGGCAAAATTCAAGAAGTATATTTTATTTCAGAAAAGTAA
- a CDS encoding peptidase M23 codes for MFNNTHFAPVTPFKLDETDTLVLDLSANNTELSQASHWDTATFDKWLKNILASNQKKAAIGGYLEKRSIYRRSEHFGSDTGARNIHLGIDIWAEAGTPVFAPCDGVIHSFQNNNNFGDYGPTIILEHYIEELTFYTLYGHLSLESLEGKMERQSIKKGEKFADFGDFPINGDWSPHLHFQIILDLQGKKGDFFGVCESSQIEFYQKICPNSNFILQSSLIK; via the coding sequence ATGTTCAATAATACCCATTTTGCTCCTGTTACCCCTTTTAAATTAGATGAAACTGATACTCTTGTTTTAGATCTTTCTGCCAATAACACAGAACTTTCTCAAGCATCTCATTGGGATACAGCCACTTTCGACAAATGGCTTAAAAACATACTTGCTTCTAATCAGAAAAAGGCTGCTATTGGTGGATATTTAGAAAAAAGAAGTATTTATCGAAGAAGTGAACATTTTGGTTCTGATACAGGAGCTCGTAATATTCATTTGGGCATTGATATTTGGGCAGAGGCAGGAACACCAGTTTTTGCTCCTTGTGATGGGGTAATTCATAGCTTTCAGAATAACAATAATTTTGGAGATTATGGTCCAACCATTATTTTAGAACATTATATTGAGGAGCTTACGTTTTATACACTTTATGGACATTTAAGTCTGGAATCTTTGGAGGGTAAGATGGAAAGACAAAGTATTAAGAAAGGTGAAAAATTTGCAGATTTTGGAGATTTTCCTATCAATGGCGACTGGTCACCTCATCTACATTTTCAGATTATTTTAGATTTACAGGGTAAAAAAGGGGATTTCTTTGGAGTTTGTGAAAGCTCACAAATTGAATTTTATCAAAAAATTTGCCCTAATTCAAACTTTATACTTCAAAGTAGTTTAATAAAATAG
- a CDS encoding glycosyl transferase produces MNKKSKILVIRFSSIGDCIWVTPVLRCLKEQLNCELHFATKKAYEELFECNPHVDKLQLLDEKGLNNLISRLKTENYDYIIDLHKNLRTLWLKMRLWGVKSYSYPKLTFQKWQYVSLRKKDALPQNHVADRYLQTVEPLGVKPDNKGLELIIPERNIVQKDYFPVSHQNGFVAFVIGASYYTKRLPLEKLIEFCENIQKPVVLVGGKEDKEIANEIEIYFAEKRPDFILNLCGKLNIGQSASVVSQAEYLYGHDTGLMHIAACFQKKIYAIFGGTTPELGLYPYQTPHKIIENKDLDCRPCSRLGKKTCPKGHFNCMMTLSNEKIEKNNES; encoded by the coding sequence TTGAATAAGAAATCCAAAATACTCGTTATACGTTTTTCGTCTATTGGTGACTGTATTTGGGTAACGCCTGTACTTCGTTGCCTGAAAGAACAGTTAAATTGTGAATTGCATTTTGCCACCAAAAAGGCTTATGAAGAGCTTTTTGAATGCAATCCACACGTTGATAAATTACAACTTTTAGATGAAAAAGGCTTGAACAATCTGATTTCAAGACTTAAAACAGAAAATTACGATTACATCATTGATTTACACAAAAACTTAAGGACTTTGTGGCTCAAGATGCGTTTATGGGGAGTGAAAAGTTATTCATATCCCAAACTCACCTTCCAAAAATGGCAGTATGTAAGCCTTAGAAAAAAAGATGCTTTGCCTCAAAATCATGTAGCTGATAGATACTTACAAACTGTTGAACCTTTGGGGGTAAAACCTGATAACAAAGGTTTGGAACTTATTATTCCTGAAAGAAATATTGTTCAAAAAGATTATTTTCCTGTATCGCATCAAAATGGATTTGTGGCTTTTGTGATAGGGGCAAGCTATTATACTAAAAGATTACCACTTGAGAAATTGATAGAATTTTGTGAAAATATACAAAAGCCTGTGGTGTTGGTGGGTGGTAAAGAGGACAAAGAAATAGCAAATGAAATAGAAATTTATTTTGCAGAAAAACGCCCTGATTTTATTTTAAACTTGTGTGGAAAGCTCAATATTGGGCAATCTGCTTCTGTGGTGAGCCAAGCAGAATATCTATACGGACACGATACAGGCTTGATGCACATTGCAGCCTGTTTTCAGAAGAAAATATATGCCATTTTTGGAGGCACAACACCTGAACTGGGTTTGTATCCATACCAAACTCCCCACAAAATTATTGAAAACAAAGATTTAGATTGCCGACCCTGCTCCAGATTAGGCAAAAAAACTTGTCCCAAAGGTCATTTTAATTGTATGATGACTTTGAGTAATGAGAAAATTGAAAAAAATAATGAGAGTTGA
- a CDS encoding phosphoprotein phosphatase has product MNKILLILDLDETLIHASKVLIHDNYDFKVFHYYVYKRPFLDEFIKTCSENFQLAIWSSASDDYVIEIVKNIIPHHIPLAFVWGRSRCTPIISPQIDEYGYYNLDVTSHYEYAKKLFKVKRKGYDLKRVLIVDDTPAKVANNYGNAIYSKEFKGEKDDKELTILSKYLLYLKDEQSVRTIEKRNWRRQIEN; this is encoded by the coding sequence ATGAATAAAATACTTCTTATTTTAGATTTAGATGAAACGCTTATACATGCTTCCAAAGTATTGATACATGACAATTATGATTTTAAAGTTTTTCACTATTATGTTTATAAACGTCCTTTCTTAGATGAATTTATAAAAACCTGTTCAGAGAATTTTCAGTTAGCTATTTGGTCTTCAGCTTCAGACGATTATGTTATCGAAATAGTAAAAAACATCATCCCTCATCATATTCCTTTAGCTTTTGTCTGGGGTAGAAGCCGTTGTACGCCTATCATTTCGCCTCAAATTGATGAGTATGGTTATTATAATTTGGATGTAACAAGCCATTATGAATATGCTAAAAAACTCTTTAAAGTAAAAAGAAAAGGTTATGATTTGAAAAGAGTGCTGATTGTAGATGATACTCCTGCTAAGGTTGCAAATAATTATGGAAATGCTATTTATTCCAAAGAGTTTAAAGGTGAAAAAGATGATAAAGAATTGACAATTCTTTCAAAATACTTACTTTATTTAAAAGATGAGCAAAGTGTAAGAACTATTGAAAAAAGGAATTGGAGGCGACAAATAGAAAATTAA
- a CDS encoding amino acid permease: MKQLFRKKSIDQILSDVNSGYTESEHGSSGLSKSLGLLDLTSLGIAAIIGAGIFATIGKASYDGGPAVSLLFIFVAIACIFSALCYAQFASIIPVSGSAYTYSYATFGELVAWIIGWALILEYSVGNIVVAISWSGYFTGFLQGFGVEFPQFLSTNYTEAKLGFEEGSKLLSEGVLLKDLPPNIKEGYLAWMKAPQIGSLRIIGDLPAFMSVALVSILAYIGIKESKNASNVMVAVKVIVVFVVIIVGVGYVNTSNWDPFAPNGTEGVLKGIAAIFFSYIGFDAVSTTAEECKNPQRDLPKAMILSVVISTILYVLVTLTLTGVMHYTKLNTDDPLAAMFSFLKMDFLSGIVAVSAIFAMTSVLLVFQLGQPRIWMTMSRDGLLPKRFASIHPRFKTPAYSTIVAGLLVAIPTPFITIGFVVDLTSIGTLFAFILVCGGILILQNTEKGKEQIANSRFKVPYYNAKWVMPIILVIGVVASVKYNGKALEDFFTFSNTNTVISLSKKLEEQKAKSVTAEKKDEQQVVISNAESHLKEEKEKSGVQLFFQRLPLWVFFFVCLIMTWLSFKRNLSLIPVLGLLVNFYLMSEIGIHNWIGFLIWLAVGLVIYFNYGYKKSKLAASNS; this comes from the coding sequence GTGAAACAACTCTTCCGTAAAAAAAGTATTGACCAAATTTTATCAGACGTAAACTCAGGATACACCGAATCAGAACATGGTAGTTCAGGGCTCAGTAAGAGTTTGGGTTTGTTAGATTTAACCTCTTTAGGTATTGCTGCCATCATTGGAGCTGGTATTTTTGCCACCATAGGCAAAGCTTCTTATGATGGGGGTCCTGCTGTTTCGTTGTTATTTATATTTGTAGCAATTGCCTGTATTTTTTCAGCTTTGTGCTATGCTCAATTTGCTTCTATTATTCCTGTTAGTGGTAGTGCTTATACCTATTCTTATGCAACTTTTGGTGAGTTAGTCGCTTGGATTATTGGCTGGGCTTTAATTTTAGAGTATTCTGTGGGTAATATTGTAGTGGCTATTTCGTGGTCAGGATATTTTACGGGCTTTTTGCAAGGGTTTGGGGTTGAGTTTCCACAATTTCTTTCTACTAACTATACAGAAGCAAAATTAGGATTTGAAGAAGGTTCTAAATTGCTTTCTGAAGGTGTTTTATTAAAAGATTTACCCCCAAATATTAAAGAAGGTTATTTGGCATGGATGAAAGCTCCTCAAATTGGAAGTTTAAGAATTATTGGAGATTTACCTGCTTTTATGAGTGTAGCTCTTGTTTCTATTTTAGCGTACATTGGCATCAAAGAATCTAAAAATGCCAGTAATGTTATGGTTGCTGTAAAAGTTATTGTAGTATTTGTTGTCATTATAGTAGGTGTTGGATACGTGAATACTTCCAATTGGGATCCTTTTGCACCCAATGGAACAGAAGGTGTTTTAAAAGGCATTGCTGCAATTTTCTTTTCTTATATTGGTTTTGATGCTGTTTCTACTACAGCAGAAGAGTGTAAAAATCCACAACGAGATTTACCCAAAGCCATGATTTTATCAGTAGTTATTTCTACTATTTTGTACGTACTTGTAACTCTTACGCTTACAGGTGTAATGCACTATACGAAATTGAATACTGATGACCCTTTGGCTGCTATGTTTAGCTTCCTTAAAATGGATTTCTTGTCTGGAATTGTAGCTGTGAGTGCTATTTTTGCTATGACGAGTGTCCTTTTAGTGTTCCAATTAGGACAACCCCGTATCTGGATGACAATGAGTCGTGATGGACTTTTACCCAAACGCTTTGCATCAATTCATCCACGCTTCAAAACACCTGCATATTCAACAATTGTAGCAGGTTTGCTTGTAGCGATTCCTACTCCTTTCATTACTATTGGCTTTGTAGTAGATTTAACAAGTATTGGAACACTTTTCGCTTTTATTTTGGTTTGTGGAGGTATTTTAATTTTACAAAATACAGAAAAAGGCAAAGAACAAATTGCCAATTCTCGTTTCAAAGTACCTTATTACAATGCTAAATGGGTTATGCCTATTATTCTTGTAATTGGTGTTGTAGCATCTGTAAAATACAATGGTAAAGCTCTTGAAGATTTCTTTACGTTTAGCAATACAAATACAGTTATTTCACTTTCTAAAAAATTAGAAGAACAAAAAGCAAAATCAGTTACAGCAGAAAAGAAAGATGAACAACAAGTGGTTATAAGTAATGCAGAATCACATTTGAAAGAAGAAAAAGAAAAAAGCGGAGTTCAGTTATTCTTTCAACGTTTACCACTTTGGGTATTTTTCTTTGTATGTTTAATAATGACATGGCTTTCGTTTAAGAGAAATCTTTCTCTTATTCCTGTATTAGGCTTACTAGTTAATTTTTATTTGATGTCTGAGATAGGCATTCATAATTGGATTGGTTTCTTGATTTGGCTTGCTGTAGGTCTTGTGATTTACTTCAATTATGGTTATAAAAAGAGTAAATTGGCAGCATCAAACTCATAG
- a CDS encoding peptidase M14: MNKYILILFFLISLATFAQKKDELGLRAIGTPHNPKVQVAWNRYYAYDEVAEICKKIQKAYPNLVTLESIGKSFKGKDMWIMTITDSKGGKAENKPAFYIDGNIHSNEIQGTEIALYTAWYLTENHQSVKFIQELLQEKTFYIIPSINPDARDEFLKNLNNANTPRSGVVPVDDDGDGILDEDDFDDLNGDGEVTLMRRKTKTGRYIPHPEDPRQLILAKPGEEGMYELLGYEGLDNDNDGFVNEDRKGYYDPNRDWGWNWQPDYIQSGANKYPFSLPESRSVMEFVMKHPNIAGSQHYHNYSGMFLRGPGAEEDQFTYAPSDIAVYDVLGKTGEKMIPGYKYLVSYKDLYTTYGGASEWMHAGRGVTAFVNELMTSYLLFDKNPDAGIGRFENNEFYEFDKLLLFGDAFIEWKPFKHPNYGDIEIGGFKKNYVRNHPGFLLEQDAHRNMAFTLFHAYSTPKLEVVEVKSKSLGNGFTQITATVANTRLIPTHLSHDIKNKINPPNYITLKGENVVAGLLMENADFNIGKEQKGNPPATVEVTNIAGMGNVKVRWIVKGSPKNYNIELKSAKGGFNTHTGTIQPE; the protein is encoded by the coding sequence ATGAACAAATATATATTGATTTTATTTTTTCTGATTTCTTTGGCAACTTTTGCCCAGAAGAAAGACGAATTGGGTTTAAGAGCCATCGGAACGCCACACAACCCCAAAGTGCAAGTGGCTTGGAACAGATATTATGCCTATGATGAAGTAGCAGAAATCTGTAAAAAAATACAAAAAGCTTATCCAAATCTGGTTACCTTAGAAAGTATCGGAAAGTCTTTCAAAGGAAAGGATATGTGGATAATGACTATTACAGACTCAAAAGGAGGAAAAGCTGAAAACAAACCCGCTTTTTACATTGATGGAAATATCCATTCCAATGAAATACAAGGTACAGAAATAGCACTTTATACAGCTTGGTACCTGACTGAAAATCATCAGAGTGTAAAATTTATCCAAGAACTTCTACAAGAAAAAACATTTTATATCATTCCATCCATCAACCCTGATGCAAGAGATGAGTTTTTGAAAAACCTTAACAATGCCAATACACCTCGTTCGGGTGTTGTTCCTGTGGATGATGATGGAGATGGAATCTTGGATGAAGACGATTTTGATGATTTGAATGGAGATGGCGAAGTAACCCTGATGCGTAGAAAAACCAAAACAGGAAGATACATTCCACATCCCGAAGATCCCAGACAACTGATTTTGGCAAAGCCGGGTGAAGAAGGAATGTACGAATTGCTTGGTTATGAAGGACTTGATAATGATAATGATGGCTTTGTAAACGAAGATAGAAAAGGTTATTACGACCCTAATCGTGATTGGGGCTGGAACTGGCAACCAGACTACATTCAGTCAGGGGCAAATAAATATCCATTTTCTCTGCCCGAATCAAGAAGTGTAATGGAATTTGTGATGAAACACCCCAATATTGCAGGTTCACAACATTATCATAATTATAGCGGAATGTTTTTGAGAGGACCAGGTGCAGAGGAAGACCAATTTACTTACGCTCCTTCTGATATTGCCGTTTATGATGTACTAGGCAAAACAGGCGAAAAAATGATACCAGGGTATAAATATTTAGTTTCTTATAAAGATTTGTATACTACTTATGGTGGAGCTTCTGAATGGATGCATGCAGGAAGAGGCGTAACAGCTTTTGTAAACGAATTGATGACATCTTATCTGCTTTTTGATAAAAATCCAGATGCAGGAATAGGCAGATTTGAAAACAATGAGTTTTATGAATTTGATAAATTACTACTTTTTGGGGATGCTTTTATTGAATGGAAACCTTTCAAACACCCTAATTATGGTGATATAGAAATTGGAGGCTTTAAGAAAAACTATGTACGCAATCACCCAGGGTTTTTATTGGAGCAAGATGCTCACAGAAATATGGCTTTTACGCTGTTTCATGCATACAGTACACCCAAATTGGAGGTAGTAGAAGTAAAAAGTAAGTCTTTGGGTAATGGATTTACTCAAATTACGGCAACAGTTGCCAATACACGCCTTATACCCACACATTTGAGCCACGACATCAAAAATAAAATCAATCCGCCTAATTATATTACACTCAAAGGAGAAAATGTAGTGGCAGGTTTATTGATGGAAAATGCAGATTTTAATATTGGTAAAGAACAAAAAGGAAATCCGCCAGCAACTGTAGAAGTTACCAATATTGCAGGAATGGGTAATGTGAAAGTTCGTTGGATTGTAAAAGGCTCACCTAAAAATTATAACATTGAATTAAAAAGTGCCAAAGGTGGATTCAATACCCACACAGGTACTATACAACCTGAATAA
- a CDS encoding N-acetylmuramic acid 6-phosphate etherase has product MNYTESSSKYENLEQKSIQELLEGINNEDKTVPLAVEKAIPAIEKLVSEIVPRMRMGGRLFYIGAGTSGRLGILDASECPPTFGVPHDWVIGLIAGGDSAIRKAVEFAEDDREQAWKDLEAYNINELDVLVGIAASGRTPYVIGGLQKAQEKGVFTGSITCNPDSEVAKHANVPIEVIVGAEFVTGSTRMKAGTAQKLVLNMISTVTMIQLGRIKGNKMVDMQLANHKLIERGIRMIIQELHISESQAKELLNQYGNVRKAIENYKG; this is encoded by the coding sequence ATGAATTATACAGAATCCTCTTCTAAATATGAGAATCTAGAACAAAAATCAATTCAAGAACTTTTAGAGGGCATCAATAATGAAGATAAAACTGTTCCTTTGGCTGTAGAAAAAGCCATTCCTGCTATTGAAAAATTGGTTTCTGAAATCGTTCCTCGCATGCGTATGGGAGGACGATTGTTTTATATTGGAGCTGGTACAAGTGGCAGATTGGGCATTTTAGATGCCTCTGAATGCCCTCCTACTTTTGGTGTCCCTCACGATTGGGTCATTGGGCTGATAGCTGGAGGGGATTCGGCTATCCGAAAAGCCGTAGAATTTGCTGAAGATGACAGAGAGCAAGCTTGGAAAGATTTAGAAGCCTATAATATCAATGAATTGGATGTTTTGGTGGGTATAGCAGCCTCTGGTAGAACACCTTATGTAATAGGAGGTTTACAAAAAGCTCAGGAAAAAGGTGTTTTTACAGGGAGCATTACTTGCAATCCCGATTCGGAAGTGGCTAAACATGCCAATGTTCCCATAGAAGTAATTGTAGGAGCAGAGTTTGTAACAGGCAGTACACGCATGAAAGCTGGGACGGCTCAAAAACTCGTACTCAACATGATTTCTACGGTTACCATGATACAACTCGGCAGGATTAAAGGTAATAAAATGGTAGATATGCAACTGGCTAATCATAAGCTCATTGAACGTGGTATAAGAATGATTATCCAAGAGCTTCATATTTCAGAATCACAAGCCAAAGAACTTCTAAACCAATATGGAAATGTGAGAAAAGCTATTGAAAATTACAAAGGTTAA